ACATTTCAACGTAACTGCTTTCATTTTCTAGATAGAAACCGTTGATTTGTGTCGTGGAGTGCGTTCTTTCAGTACTCATAAATTTTGGAGATTTGCGCTATGACCATAGCAATGGGACGCGCGCGGGCAGAGCGGGGGTGGTTCGACGCCCTCGACGACTGGCTCAAACGCGATCGCTTCGTCTTCGTCGGCTGGTCCGGGATTCTCCTGTTCCCCTGCGCCTTCTTGGCAATTGGCGGCTGGATGACCGGA
The sequence above is a segment of the Trichocoleus desertorum ATA4-8-CV12 genome. Coding sequences within it:
- a CDS encoding photosystem II D2 protein (photosystem q(a) protein); the protein is MTIAMGRARAERGWFDALDDWLKRDRFVFVGWSGILLFPCAFLAIGGWMTG